A segment of the Gossypium hirsutum isolate 1008001.06 chromosome D10, Gossypium_hirsutum_v2.1, whole genome shotgun sequence genome:
agcatatcgacgtaagatatcactttgtgcgggaagtctttgaaaaaggaaaaattctacttcagaagattccgacagcagataatcccgcagatatgatgaccaaggtggtaacaacaatcaagtttaatcattgtttgaacttgattaacatcctgagaatttgagcacctttaggtgtatggcgctcgagagcgcatttggaggcactacaaaagatagctttatcgaatttggggagttgaaggaagtatgtgaagatgtgattatcctaatcaaatcttcaaggtggagattgttgaaaagtcaacaaaggtaggaagcaacttgttaaaaaggttgagcaagttgcaccgaatgttgaaaagttgaatgggataattgcaattttggtccctaattttttaggccatttgcaagttagtccctgaacctcaactataaataggccttttcatttttcatttcaaccatcccaaccaatctttctctcttagttttctctcttctcccatttgagaattcttaaggaattctatttgtttgtaatattttggagatagtaaagttatcatctggtgttagtgcccgaggacgtaggtataatttaccgaacctcgttaaaactcttgtgttctttttgtcctatttttctttcaatatttgagggtataatagtagtatttaattgtgctattaaattacgttagaaggaatattctgactaaggaaagacttggtatttaagagatccttgtgatccacctctcttccctgggaattgaactttgtgtgattttttagtacaataatttacacgcttccgaccctattggaacaacatatGTCCCTACCCCTCTCCAGTCCAAACCGTACAAGATCCCTGTCGTTCTCAACTGAAGCATGTAACCAGTCAACAAGGCAGACAATAGTGTCAAGGTCTTTGATGTGGAAAAAAGTTCCACTGGAAGCAGCATCCAGTTGAGCCGTACGAGCAAGCTGTTTCTTCTTGAGATGACTTGGTATATAGATGGGACAAAGTGGGGTAGCGATAAGGCCTACAATTCCACCAAGGGCATGAGTGGATATAACCACGGCCGTAACGGCAACGGCAACGACAGTGCCAATCAGGCAAATGGCAGAATGAGTAGTTGCACGGTGCAGGAAGCGACCTCTAGAACGGGATTTGTGGAGACGCTGATCAAGCTGCTCCTTGAGCAGGGAGAAACTGCGACGCATTTCGTTGAAGTTATGGGATTCAGGAGAAGGGAAAGGGTTGTCGAGGCTATCGAATTGGAGGAAAATATCGAAGGCCAAGTTACATTGTGAGAGATTGATGGAACTTAGGTCATAGGGGAGTACTTGAAGAAGGTCAGTTATAGGAGCATAAAGAGTACGAGCACGAGATATGCATTGGTAGAGCGCGAGGCAGAGAGTGCTGATGTCTTCGCTGTGATCAAAGTAGGTAGAAACCAAGCGAGTGAGGGTAGCCTTAGGGTTGGTGTGGCGAAGAGCTTGGTGGACGCATTCTCTGTTGGGGTGCAGTACCTGAGACAATTGCAGCTGATGGCTATCCATATCCTCGCTTTCAATTGCATTCTCAACTAGCACTTGATCTTCAATTCTGGAGCGTATCTCATTGTAAGAATTGGCCTGCAAAGCGAGAGTGTATTCATGACTGATATTGAAGGAGGGCGAGAGCTGAGTGGAGCTGGAGCTGGATCTGGGTGTTCCGTCAGTAGAATTCCCTGATACAAGAAAGCAAGTCTGATTGAGGCATTTACATAAACGCTACCCGTGCCAACGAAAATAACATCGAGATAGGTCATAGAATCGTTACCTTGGGATTGTGGGGGACAAGAATTGAGACCGATTTGAGTTTGAGATTGAGACTGAGGCGAGGTGGGAAATGATGGGGACGATGAATTGATGTTGAAGGAGAGGCACTGCATCTTCTTCTCCAATGGCCAAGGGGGAAAAAGTAGTAGGAAAATAGTAGATGAGAAGAAGGAAACACAATGAAGCAGCGACTTTTAACGACGGACAACTGAAGTAAGAAAAGTCGACGACTGACtttatttatattcttaattGAATCCTTCGAATTATGTccaatttctttcattttctctgCCCAATTAATAATTCAGtattaaatatttgaaatattgagatttattaatttaaaactcTTGTCATTTTCAGGCCAATAtgtccatttttttttatttggcctTAGGtcgttttttttttatttttattttgagaaatagattGTTTTTGAGGAGAGTATGTGtaagtgtcacggacttagattTTTCCCACGCGATCAGTGCAACCTTAGGCAATTTCTTTACTAAAAAACGCTTAAGTCAGCCTTAACTTGCAACAAttgaggattcaatagaattcctcTAAGGCACCAACGAAGAACAGAAGAAGAACGAAATAAGAACGAatcttgaaagatgaacaaaaaccaCAGAAAAgtaagaacacttgagagaaaagtttgagtgtatgctctcaaaattctattCATAACTCCCTCCTTTACACAATGAGCATCGagatctctatttatagttgaacttcCCCAAAATTAACTGTACAAATCAAAGTACATCAATGGCTACGATTAAAAACTATCTACATATCAAATTTCTAAGATTACATAATCGTATATTCTAAAGATTACATTTAATGTCTATGGTCACATATCTCTGAAGATCACCTTCCATATTTGCTACGCATATCTTTGGAGATCACTTTCCATATTTACCAAGCTCCGAAGATGGGTTTTTAATCTATCCAAGCAATAGACCAGTttgattgggccaaatgacctcccttGAATGCGATGGATCGTACAAGTTCATCATGGTTGGGGGCTCCCATGCACAACCCATGACATAAGCATATCCAATTACCAAGGTTATTTTTTTGAATGTTGACAACGATAAAAATTTTTATGGGCCCAACGATAAGTTTTTCTTTTCTATAAATATCAGacaatttttcattcttttcattcaaattcaactctttcaactttctcaatttttgttctaaattttttgatacacttgtttaaaaatattatagttttatttaattatttcgtaTATTATTCGTTTTAATTAAATTCTTATGAATGACAATTAAATTTTCACGAATGACAACCTCTCTGTTTCGTTTCGACGATAAGCACATTTCCTCTGCTCAAGCGATAATGGTAAGctgaaaatttaaa
Coding sequences within it:
- the LOC107915308 gene encoding UPF0496 protein At3g19330, producing MQCLSFNINSSSPSFPTSPQSQSQTQIGLNSCPPQSQGNSTDGTPRSSSSSTQLSPSFNISHEYTLALQANSYNEIRSRIEDQVLVENAIESEDMDSHQLQLSQVLHPNRECVHQALRHTNPKATLTRLVSTYFDHSEDISTLCLALYQCISRARTLYAPITDLLQVLPYDLSSINLSQCNLAFDIFLQFDSLDNPFPSPESHNFNEMRRSFSLLKEQLDQRLHKSRSRGRFLHRATTHSAICLIGTVVAVAVTAVVISTHALGGIVGLIATPLCPIYIPSHLKKKQLARTAQLDAASSGTFFHIKDLDTIVCLVDWLHASVENDRDLVRFGLERGRDIYPIYEVVKHLRNNHNKFFDQLKELEEHICLCFNVVNKFRVKLLNQIHLHQSTDS